One part of the Gossypium raimondii isolate GPD5lz chromosome 1, ASM2569854v1, whole genome shotgun sequence genome encodes these proteins:
- the LOC105786358 gene encoding uncharacterized protein LOC105786358, which produces MMQIEQQQQQPQQQQNQLMVQNSGSLSFSSHLSKEDEEISKSALSTFRAKEEEIERKKMEVREKVQLQLGRVEEETKRLAVIREELEALADPMRKEVAQVRKKIDAVNKELKPLGNTCQKKEREYKEALDAFNEKNKEKVQLITKLMELVSESEKLRMKKLEELSKNIDSIH; this is translated from the exons ATGATGCAGATTGAGCAGCAACAACAGCAGCCCCAGCAGCAACAAAACCAGTTAATGGTTCAAAACTCTGGGAGTTTAAGCTTTAGCAGTCACTTGtctaaagaagatgaagagatcTCTAAATCAGCTCTTTCTACTTTTAGAGCTAAAGAAGAAGAGATTGAAAGGAAGAAGATGGAAGTTAGAGAAAAAGTTCAGCTTCAGTTAGGTCGTGTTGAAGAAGAAACTAAACGTCTGGCTGTGATTCGTGAG GAGCTTGAAGCACTTGCAGATCCTATGAGGAAGGAAGTTGCTCAGGTGAGGAAGAAGATTGATGCAGTTAACAAAGAATTGAAGCCGTTAGGGAACACTTGCCAGAAAAAG GAAAGGGAGTACAAGGAAGCCCTTGATGCATTCAATGAAAAGAACAAGGAAAAAGTACAACTAATCACAAAGTTAATGGAG CTGGTGAGTGAAAGCGAAAAGTTAAGGATGAAGAAGCTGGAGGAGCTGAGTAAGAACATAGATTCCATACACTGA
- the LOC105786359 gene encoding zinc-regulated protein 8, whose translation MMGRKHLHELLQEDQEPFVLKKYIADRRCELKKPSPKTHLQIKKRKPITQTSSFPSNFCKNACFFSTKTTTDFTKSPLFEFPSPVKRSPCKSPNAIFLHIPARTAAILLEAALRIQKQSKTKNNGGSSGLLGSILKRITHRNKSRNSEISNVEGAEVSVKDILRWDSSVGKNNQSGRPSSSAVWSETNEEKSMDLDLDTSCSCSQSEDFEEIFVTKDGLRSNAAFGSCDEHFCESPFHFVLQKSPSFTHRTPLFSSPTTSPSRRQKEDKENYQVENFKKLQVEEEEEEQCSPVSVLDPPFEDDDDRHVNDDNDDDNDDEKDGFDLECSYANVQRAKQQLLHKLRRFEKLAELDPIELEKRMLEDDDDDDDNEEEEVENESVYSDSEINIDVIIQQVLKSSFQNPERVPDCMKRLVSDLITEEEEEAEADSDLETVAKRVCKRIESWKDVESNTIDMMVDQDFKRLEVDGWKRNEEQIKEIGSQLEYAIFGLLMEELSEELVCLNGI comes from the exons ATGATGGGTCGAAAGCATTTACATGAGTTGCTTCAAGAGGATCAAGAACCGTTTGTTTTGAAGAAATACATTGCTGACAGACGTTGTGAACTGAAGAAACCGTCCCCGAAAACTCACTTACAGATCAAAAAACGAAAACCCATCACTCAAACCTCGAGTTTCCCTTCGAATTTCTGCAAAAATGCTTGCTTTTTCTCGACGAAAACAACAACGGACTTTACCAAGTCTCCATTGTTTGAATTCCCATCACCTGTTAAAAGAAGTCCATGTAAAAGCCCCAATGCTATTTTTCTTCACATCCCAGCAAGAACAGCTGCTATTCTTCTTGAAGCTGCTTTAAGGATTCAAAAGCAATCGAAAACTAAAAACAATGGTGGTTCTTCCGGGTTATTGGGTTCGATTTTGAAGAGGATAACTCATCGTAACAAAAGTCGGAATAGTGAAATAAGTAACGTTGAAGGAGCTGAAGTGTCGGTGAAAGATATTCTAAGGTGGGATTCGAGTGTTGGTAAAAATAATCAAAGTGGTCGGCCGAGTAGCAGTGCCGTTTGGTCGGAAACTAATGAAGAAAAATCGATGGATTTGGATTTGGATACTTCTTGTAGCTGCAGCCAATCCGAGGATTTCGAAGAGATTTTCGTTACTAAAGATGGTTTACGAAGTAACGCGGCTTTTGGTTCTTGTGATGAACATTTTTGTGAAAGCCCTTTCCATTTCGTGCTTCAAAAAAGCCCTTCTTTTACTCATCGGACACCACTCTTCTCTTCACCGACGACTTCCCCAAGTAGACGCCAAAAAGAG GACAAGGAAAATTACCAAGTTGagaactttaaaaaattacaagtagaagaagaagaggaagaacaATGCAGCCCTGTTTCGGTTTTGGACCCTCCGTTCGAGGATGACGATGATCGACACGTCAATGACGATAACGACGATGACAACGATGATGAGAAGGATGGTTTTGATCTCGAATGCAGCTATGCAAATGTACAAA GAGCAAAGCAGCAACTACTGCACAAACTTCGGAGATTCGAGAAACTTGCCGAATTAGATCCAATTGAACTCGAGAAACGAATGttagaagatgatgatgatgatgatgataatgaagaagAGGAAGTGGAGAACGAATCGGTTTATTCAGATAGTGAAATTAACATAGATGTCATTATTCAACAAGTGCTTAAATCAAGCTTCCAAAATCCGGAACGTGTCCCTGACTGTATGAAAAGGTTAGTGTCTGATCTCATCAcggaggaagaggaagaggcCGAGGCCGACAGCGATCTAGAAACGGTAGCTAAAAGGGTTTGTAAAAGGATAGAATCATGGAAAGATGTAGAATCAAACACAATTGACATGATGGTGGATCAAGATTTCAAAAGATTAGAGGTTGATGGGtggaaaagaaatgaagaacaaattaaagaaattggATCACAACTTGAATATGCAATCTTTGGGTTGTTGATGGAAGAATTATCAGAAGAACTTGTTTGTTTAAATGGGATTTGA